In Vigna angularis cultivar LongXiaoDou No.4 chromosome 8, ASM1680809v1, whole genome shotgun sequence, one DNA window encodes the following:
- the LOC108319536 gene encoding LEAF RUST 10 DISEASE-RESISTANCE LOCUS RECEPTOR-LIKE PROTEIN KINASE-like 2.4 produces MTNEQDIEVFLEDQGTLAQKKYRFSEVKKMTNNFTDKLGEGGFGVVYKGKIHNGYHVAVKILRASKGNVKDFINEVASISRTSHVNVVQLLGFCLEGKKKALIYEFMPNGSLDKFISNKGLERTSSLTWDNLLQIAKGIAKGLEYLHKGCNTRILHFDIKPHNILLDDNFCPKISDFGLAKLCPGKESTISVSYARGTIGYVAPEVCNKHFGGVSQKSDVYSFGMLLLEIVGVRNNINVEATETSEYFPDWIYRKLEQDQDLKSDNVTATEEKETERRMIAVSLWCIQTFPKDRPTMSRVIEMLEGNMNSQEIPPKPVLSSPTIGLVPELTTSSLQSE; encoded by the coding sequence ATGACTAATGAGCAAGATATTGAAGTATTCTTAGAAGATCAGGGAACTCTAGCACAAAAGAAATACAGATTTTCAGAAGTCAAGAAAATGACCAATAACTTCACAGATAAATTGGGTGAAGGTGGGTTTGGTGTTGTATACAAAGGAAAGATACACAATGGTTACCATGTGGCTGTAAAAATATTAAGGGCATCAAAAGGAAATGTCAAAGACTTTATCAATGAGGTTGCCAGCATCAGTAGAACTTCTCATGTTAATGTTGTCCAACTTCTTGGGTTCTGTTtggaaggaaaaaagaaagccCTTATTTATGAATTCATGCCTAATGGTTCCCTCGACAAGTTCATCAGTAATAAGGGACTAGAAAGAACTTCATCTTTGACTTGGGATAATCTGCTGCAAATTGCAAAAGGTATAGCCAAAGGATTAGAGTACTTGCACAAGGGATGCAACACTCgtattttacattttgacaTAAAACCACATAACATTCTTTTGGATGACAACTTCTGTCCCAAGATATCAGACTTTGGGCTTGCAAAACTTTGTCCTGGGAAAGAGAGCACAATTTCAGTTTCATATGCGAGAGGAACAATAGGATATGTAGCTCCAGAAGTGTGCAACAAACATTTTGGTGGAGTATCACAAAAATCTGATGTGTATAGCTTTGGAATGCTGCTACTAGAAATAGTGGGAGTGAGGAATAATATTAATGTTGAAGCCACCGAAACAAGTGAATACTTCCCAGATTGGATATACCGAAAGCTGGAGCAAGACCAAGATTTGAAAAGTGATAATGTGACAGCCACAGAAGAAAAAGAGACGGAAAGGAGAATGATTGCAGTAAGTTTGTGGTGCATTCAAACATTTCCAAAGGATAGACCTACTATGAGTCGAGTAATAGAAATGTTAGAAGGCAACATGAATTCCCAAGAAATACCCCCAAAACCTGTTCTTTCTTCTCCCACAATTGGATTGGTGCCAGAATTGACCACTAGTTCCTTGCAGTCTGAGTAG